A genomic segment from Nicotiana sylvestris chromosome 1, ASM39365v2, whole genome shotgun sequence encodes:
- the LOC138877138 gene encoding secreted RxLR effector protein 161-like, with protein MSPNDEDEQEYMSRVPYANVVGSLMYAMEDNQSVVRYCNSDFAGDLDKQRSTTGYVFTFAKAPVSWKSTLQSIIALSTTEPEYMAITEAVKEAIWLQGLLKELEPSLSCKDEAH; from the exons atgtcgccaaatgatgAAGATGAACAGGAGTATATGTCAAGGGTACCAtatgcaaatgttgttggtagcttgatgtatgcaatg gaagacaatcagtctgtagttagATATTGtaactcagattttgcgggtgatctggacaaacaaagatcaactactggttatgtgtttacttttgcaaaggcaccagttagttggaagtctactttacAGTCAATaattgctttgtctacaacagagccAGAAtatatggctattacagaggctgtgaaggaagcaatttggcttcagggattgctaaaggagcttg aaccaagtttatcatgcaaggacgaagcacattga
- the LOC104246599 gene encoding uncharacterized protein: MATPISFLASLLIILAIFTPEIHAVDYAVTNRATNTAGGARFNRDIGAQYSKQTLAASTSFIWKIFQQNSPADRKNVQKVSMFVDDIGGVAYASNNEIHVSARYIQSYSGNVKREITGVLYHESTHIWQWNGNGRAPGGLIEGIADYVRLKAGFAPSHWVKPGQGDRWDQGYDVTARFLDYCNSLRNGFVAQLNKKMRNGYSNQFFVDLLGKTVDQLWSDYKAKFRA; encoded by the exons ATGGCCACCCCAATTTCCTTCCTTGCTTCTCTACTAATTATCCTTGCAATATTCACCCCTGAAATCCATGCAGTAGATTACGCCGTTACCAACAGGGCCACCAACACCGCCGGCGGTGCCCGTTTCAACCGAGATATCGGTGCCCAATATAGCAAACAAACACTCGCAGCTTCAACTTCATTCATATGGAAGATCTTCCAACAGAATTCTCCGGCTGATCGCAAAAACGTGCAAAAGGTAAGTATGTTTGTCGATGACATAGGCGGAGTAGCTTACGCTAGCAACAATGAGATTCATGTTAGTGCCAG GTATATTCAGAGTTACTCTGGTAACGTCAAGAGAGAGATAACCGGAGTATTGTACCACGAGAGCACCCACATTTGGCAGTGGAACGGGAACGGTCGGGCTCCCGGCGGATTAATTGAAGGGATTGCTGATTATGTGAGGCTCAAAGCTGGTTTTGCACCTAGCCACTGGGTGAAACCAGGGCAGGGCGATCGATGGGACCAAGGCTACGACGTGACTGCTCGATTTCTTGATTACTGCAACAGCTTGAGAAATGGATTCGTGGCACAACTTAACAAAAAGATGAGAAATGGCTATAGTAATCAGTTCTTTgttgacttgctggggaagacGGTTGATCAACTTTGGAGTGATTACAAAGCTAAATTTCGTGCATAG